The genomic stretch ACTTTCCCCGGTCGCAAGAAGGCCCGTTGACCTTAAGTGTGGCTCTATATCTGGGAAATATGTCAGAAGAATTGccttagtattaaaaaacatagcctcgaactcctccgtagacttacgcaattccgtgtccttttcgacgggaggggactgtttcgcgtacaacgaggctaatttcaaaataccctcaTTGAATTCCTCCAAAAGACTATCCACGTGGTCAGTCATAGCTCgtaataaattcctcttttttacatcactcgaattcttttcgaaatctttagcgacattatcaatacgacccatcttcgctaagagagatgcaatacgaaactctacatcgtcgatcgctggcattttcaacgttccctaataaaaccaaccaaaaaagggaaaaccaaaagtattctaacaccaacactgattctacaacgacaaatccggcccgaaggaccgtatgatcacttccgaacgtgattatttaaatgtggactgtaaattgtttaaatcaaagtcgagccgggccgatggcataccactcaccgctgctgttgttcccgtcgggggcgcgacatggctccttctcctggggttgctcaatgctcatacgcttgcgaagttcactggacgactgcctattcactcccattctcggagtgacaaaaccaaaaacaaaaacaaaacgaaaacccgacaactcgtggtatcgccaacaggtggcgaggctcgactttttctgggaaattcacaaccaaacagaCGGGTATTCGACGGGTAGACGACGGGTATTCACTAACAGTAttctcgccggcctcggtggcctGCGTCTTTGCCTGCCAaaacgaaggtcgcgggttcgagtcccgcctgggtaggttgcccctatccagggcatggttgtgtgtgatagttgttgtttcatgatataccctccgatgtaaaaggccttgtgagctgttttcggggcgatggaaataaataaataagtaagtaatgtatggaaaccggcactcaggaaaataagattggctacCTCCCGGCATATCACGTAAGACCTAacaaccaattgaagactatataatctggcaaacttcatccactcaccattagccctgagggtGCAACCCGATCCgtgctccgaaacgtcggcagaatggagggataccacccggctggaagcccgaatagcctttttcgaatttATAGAAATgactgataaaattaatatttttttattcaaagccACGAAAGTCTTAGTAACAGCTAACGTTTACTGCCGCCGGGACATCATTCATAGATTGGCCATACTCGGTTAAGTCCGCCAATCTTCGTCTTGTCACGGGCGCATCGCTTTGCCCGCGAACTCAAATTTTTCTAATCACCATATTAATTGCATCACGTGTAAATGAGCGTAGCTGGCAGATGTCACTGCTGTACTACGTCGCCATGAAGTATTCCATGTAACCAAGGCGAAGACGAAGGCTTTCAATAGTCTCTGTAATCAAATTAGAGTTATACACACGATACAAtccatcacttttattttttgacaaattttccaACCATGGGAGACACGTTTCGGTGGGCCAGGCCGGGCCTGCCATTAGAtcgttaaaaataatttcgtttgcAGAATTCATTCGTTCGATTGAGTTGCTTCATGAAAACTTAAATGGCTCTGGTATATTTAGGGAGCGGGGGACCGATTCCCAAACCACAGAGATTCAATTGGATGATCACGaggtaaataaatgtattaatatatatttaaaaaaggctgCACAACTTAAAAGAAGGCGCCTCACTTGGCGCCGCGGCTCAGCGGCTGTTCCTCAAGGGACTTCAAAACTGCGCTGTTTTTTTATCAAAGATACCTCTGGAAGTTAGGACCGTGGTGAGGAATGatgctaaaaaaatcatttttcattcgaTTCGTAGTTGTGTCCATGAGATTAAAATTTATGCTGCATTTGATTGTTCCCATTCATAAATGGTTGTCTCTatgcataaagaaaaaaatattattaataatatatataatatgttcctatccctttctttccttctctatgaatttattcGTATGCTTGCGCTTAAGTCGCCGTAAGACCACCAAATCTGACCAGCATTTTTAAAACAACTAAACCATTGTCAAAGCATAATGTATCTATTTAACCACAGCCCTCACCCTGCAACCGTGCGAGATGCAAAACTTGTCGCATCCTCATCATcaaaccccttcccgatcaatgcCTCGCCTTCTCTCTCCCCTCAGTGTCTGACATTTCCTACACgacaaaaaacattgtatatttactgctgtgccagaaatgccccgctttttacaTCGGCCTATCCGCAACTCCCctgtgcatccgaatgaacgggcatcgctctcgtgcaatagggtagtttccttcatcaaagaaaacgaaaggcattgattgcgattcgttacccaccatcggtgtattcattatatacaaattatttcgttttagaaataccggtttggaagaatggctatggtccatttttatcctcatttgaaaagggccagattggcgcccatgcgatgccactccacgtgacgtcacagggacctagtttctatacgagaagataggagttatacatcgtctgaggttaccaatacatgcatgaggcgcagagctcagggaaacttgtcttaataatcacttattaaaactggctaaggtcggaaagttttcttcatttgataaggtattaattatccttatttaagccaagcgctaccagccagcagggtactcagctacccgctagcagcctgcgtcaaatcagcgctcaactcgcctcaaggtcacctcacagggcggcagcgggaacgagaaatacgtcacacggagagatttcccggcattcatacttacgcgtcgcgttttcgcgcgcttgaaatttttcacttttcatttaatcgcgaaaaatagatatcgtcatttaaaaatctaaaagcgtgaaatacgtactccaggagtaataatctttcgatttaggcaataaaaaataataggaaaccaccctattgcctttCTTCtatttctgcttcccttccagtcgccggacatgcttcctcccacaacgCTCTATTTGACGAGTGCTATAAAGTGTGAATATTGGTCCCCCCCCCTCCATCTTCCACCCCCCAGAGCTGGAGGACCTGGAGCAGGCGTGCatttgggctttccgtgcgttttctggaccaggaatcaaccgcgcccactagaGCACAACCAATCCTCGtaaaccgtttttcctccctccatcgtTACCCTGTCTTTAGCACCCTTCCTTCTACCAtgactttccctcctcttctcacttgagaaagatgggcagcgtcccatcgaaaattcaaaagaaataacCATTCCCCGCAAgttccctccttttatttttcgttttttcctttaTTACTAACAATTTTGTAActtaaatagttcaagtcaatatcaataaatatagaaatacaaaaaaagaaacactcacacgggaaaataaccTTGGGAGCTTTTGAACTAGTGACTTCTTCATCAACCTGagtaagaatggggaggaaaggagtgtgttggacaagggaaaagaggggagaggTGCATGGGGAGAGAGGGATAGGAAGATACGTTAGGGTGCgacgttcaaacccggaaagttattggcttgaaagtgccaaatgcacgccaattcaagggtgtggagattgagggcggagtcagcgggagggagggaggcattAACTGAAACTTTGAGGCATTTATTAAAGACGGAGTCGTGCGACAAACAATGTGTATTGGGCTAGTTTGAAGGAGAATTTTTTGATCAAAAAATTATCCTTCAAACTAGGACAAAAACCTGGTGGGCAAGTAGAGGAAAGttctagatgagatagggaggagacACAGGGCTTGGAGGGAGGGGGGCGATGAAAGAAAGCGGGGGAGAGGAAGGACAAGGATTAGCGGAGATGTAATGAAAAGCGAATACATATTGCGAAGTGAATTGCAACGAGGAAGGGTGTCCAGTGTCCACACAGTCATTCTGCATGCAAGCCAACCTTATCGactaaatatgttaaaaataggACTAAGAATCATAATAGAATACGATGGtgacccatgggcgtacccaaggGAGGCAGAGGGGGGCAACTTCCACCCCctcttgaagcgaaaataaattcagttcaaaacaaaagttatgaacaaattttcagattgaaaaaagataatattattataagacatagaactaaaataaaaatcattttttcaagcaaataattataaaaactaataaattgatttcataatttccttaaaattttggttttattaacattttatgtGCAGAAAAGTTACActttgaacgaccacagctatttttaatttattccccccccccccccacacccctaGATTTAATTCTGGGTAAGCCAATGTGGTGACCCTGTACTCTTTGGTGGTGTGGTGTTCAACGACCGACGCGTCGGTCGTCGCGACGTCCACATGATTTACGGGAACCACATCCTCTCAAGTGGGCTCTGACGCGGCGTGCGCTAATCATTTGTTTTCGTTGCAGGGGTCGTCGCAAGGCGAAATGGAAGCTCAAGTTTCACCACCAGGCCCTCCCACCAGAGTACCTGGACCACTACGAGGCGGCGCTGGCGTTGGAGGCGGCCCGAGGAGGCGGGGGCCCCGCCCAGCAGAGGCCCAAGCCACGCAAGGGGCCCCAAGGGGAAGCGGGGCCCGCCGAGGTCCCGGCGGCAGAGAGCAAGCCCCCGAGGCGAGGCCGCAAGCCCAAGAAAGCAGACATCTGCCACGTGGTGAGCGGCGGCGGAGCCGGCGGCGGTGGCAGCCTCCTCGCACGCAGGCTCACCCAGGGCCAGGAGGAGCCCCTGAACCTGTGCATACGTGACCTGGGGCGCGTGCGGGTCAAGGAGGAGCCCCCCGAGGCGGCGGTGGTGGCCCCGGAGGCCGTCCCCCTGCCCCCGGAGGCCGTCTGCTGGTCCCCGCTCTTCGTCCACCCCATTGCACTTCAAGCCCCGCCCCCCGGTCCGCACCTGCTGCTGTGCGACGGGCAGCCGCCGCCCGCCCCGCCGCCCCCCCGAGCCAAGAGgcccgcccccgccgcccccgggGGCAGGCGCAAGCGATCGGCCATCTTCATCCCGCCCACCACCGCCGACAACGCCACCGAGGTCAGCATCTGCAAGTTCAAGTTCACGGGCGGGGCGAGGCCTTCGCTGGAGGAGAAGAAGATGCTGTCGGTGGACGCGGGGGGCAACCTGCGCTTCTACAGCGGGGGCGACAAGGGGGGCGGGTTCTTCCCCACCACCCTCCCCGCCCCCAGCCCCCCGCGCCCCCAGCCGCCGCCCCCGCCGGAGGAGGGCCCCTCCTCCAACGCTGCAGACGAGGGCCCGTCCACGACCACGGGCGCAGGGGCGGGCCGGAGGAAGAGGCGGACGCGCAAGTCCCTGGCGCGCGAGAGGCTCGAACAGACGTTCCGCGAGAAGGGATTCCTCATCCAGACGCAGCAGCTCGAATCCGCCGAGGGAGCCACCTACTGCAAATTCCGGCAACTGCGCAAGTTCACCCGATACCTGTTCCGCTCGTGGAAGGACTACCTGCCCGGCAGCGTCAAGGAGATGACGGGGACGCCGCCGGGGCCCGAACCCAGGCCCCCGCACCAGTGAGAGCCTCGGGGAGGTGAGCAGGATGAAGATGGCGACTGCGCGCACGACCACCAACCGCGCTACGGTCGGCGGCACTCGCAGTCGGCGGTCTCTGTGCGGGAAGATGGTGATCATCGTGAGACGATCCCAAATGGAAGAGAGTGTCGCTGGTGGTGGCACTGGGGTGCGTTGGGATCTCTCCTGTCGATGACCACGGGACGCAGAAGCTGATGGCCGGAAGAGGGCCTGCGTGGAGGAAAGGAAGGGGGCCGAACGAAACTTGTGATACATTAGCTTTAATGGTCCGCAGGCGGCGTGTCTCCACGGTTCGCCGTGGATGTCGCTAGCGGCGCTGCTCTTCCTTTAGGGGCCTCACTACCACGTAGATGTTGCATAAACATTCAGATTTTTTCGGTGTGGCTTCTTCGGCGCTTTGTCACTATCGGCTTTTTTATGATCCAATTCGTGAATTCGTAACGAGGCAGTGTTCAATTGTTACGTTTGTGTCGAGGGAATTAGGGCACGCTAGCGTTTTTTTCAGCAGCGTGCAGTGTTTGTACTCAACAAGACACGTATGAGGTCGTATTCATTGTGCATCTACGAATGGAAAGAGTATAGAAAACTGcatttatggataaaatatccTAAATATGGAATGTAAGAGCGCATATTTCGAACGTTTTCGTGAGTGCTTCATGGAAAGACAAAGTGCGCATTCCTATATTCAATTGCCTGTAGCTTTGTTTTAGATCTTATTGGTGAGCCCCCATCTACGAATTCACTTGTTCCTGAGTGcgaattagtttttaaataaactatCTTTTTACGAGGAGCAGGATGTGTGAAAGGATGAATAGCCAAAGATAAACAAACGATGGCCGCCTCGGTTTGGAGCTCTTTGGAACGCGAGCTGTGTGCGCAGGATCCCTAGCCAGACCCATTGTTATCGTTGTGTTTGTTGATTCGTTTCGGGCACGAGTCTATTGCCCAAGTGCCAATAATGTGGTGTTCGGTTTCAGTGTCGTATTTTCTTAACAAACTAGTCAaatactttattaaaatattaacgacttttttatacttcaatggttTCTTTAACAAGACTTTCTGTGACTGTTCCTTCATAACCTCGGCTATCCAATCAAAATGTATAACGTTCACCTGGAAAATACATTGGAGTACATTTTTAActgacgagaaaaaaataaattattcatattttttgttaaagaGTGGAAAATTCCTTTGAAAAGCCCCGTCCCAAGGAAAGATATTGCATGATGACGCCATCGCACACCATTGCAATCGTATTCAGCAGATGACGATCGCAGCAATAACCAAGGGACAGCGAAGACAGAAAAAGGGATTGGAAGATCCGATAACCGGTACGTAagtagtaccatagagtaagtatatatagtaTTTACTTACACATGAATGCATGGCAGAGAGCAACTTGAAGTGGAATCTCACACGAATCGGTTGAATGGCAAATAACGGCTTGGGGAATTAATGGCGGAAGCCAAGACTTTTCAGAATTCCATTTTCATGAGCGAAAATATACTACACACTTTCACTTAGTCACGGATTTCGGGTTTTCGTGTATTATGGAACTGTATCGGGATTGATCTTGGAGCGGTGGCTATTCACTAAGTAGGGCTGCAGTTAAGGCCGCACATCACTCTGTCATCGTCCATCGTTGCCTGGCCTAAATTTTCAGACTATCGCCATGAGTTTCAAGAGAACTCTAGaagccatcttgaactgctacaaagcagtTTGCATGGTGTACATGGATTCCAAATGGGTGTCCGgctggtacaaatcagttccaaaacagatgaacgagtggtacaaatcagttcccaAGTTAATTCCAAATGAGATCCAAAGgttgaaaattatttccatagcagtttccaatagAAATCCAAAGCAAttcaaaatgtgttccaaatgagttgatgacatggagggacgctatgacgtcatgaactgctgtgtaccgtgtttcaattccacagcagttcgaaagcacatacaaatcagtggtacaaagcagatagatgacagttccaaatggcttacacagcaaaaatttttccccgaGTACCCTCCGAGAAATGAATGTCCGCCGAGAAATGATTACCCTGGGAAGacgaacctaatattttgaacgCCCGTTCGAACCGTTCAGCAGCTATCCTGTTCGTTTTTGTGCACGAAGGGGAatggtagagaaagaaggggagggtcTATGGCGCACTTCGGAGCAGAGGAAAGCCTATGGCGCACTTCGGTGGCCTTAGATTGTCTGCATCTCACCCGCCATTTGTTGTAGCCACCACACACTTACGCTGTGAGTAcgctgcagttcaaaatacctctaGGTGAGCATACCTGTTGGACCGAATACGCCGCACGTGAGCAGTGCAGTCATGAAAGTGAACTGAGAGTTTTACAGAACTGTTCATTTTATAACCGGTTCATTTGAGCGAACAGTTCGTTTTGGTAGTTCGGTGTTTTTTTTACCCATCTCCAGCTCAGTCGATCAGACCGCTTTGAGTTTACCAACCCGGACTGAGTCAGCCTGTCCGATCTCAGCTTCGTTGGTGAACGTAGGGAAGATATGCGCGTGTCCGGGACATGTTGCGGAAGAGTACGTTATGCTACAGTATCCTGTGCCTGCCAACAGTAATTATTGAAAGACCCTGAATGCCtcaccccagacggcacaggaagttttcgtacctaaatacgagggtggacaatcaagatacaaaaatcgcgcttaggaagttacttagaaggttttgtttctttatttcctttaatgacgaaaaaagatgcaagaggactggcaaattcatatgcatcgataaaattgtatctcatcgataaaactgtattcggtctgggactattttctttcgcgggtggtgccatctggtgccatcgtgccctatcctcctagaaagatcacatgccttcacaagccgttggagatcgcgtcgtttacgtcacgtctcactacatttcagggatttttgtggttaagttagtgaagaatagagtgtctggtaatgtggaagtttcccttattctttaatttcattcactgggcttcagaaacgtgtttgtgagatatttttgttagaaatgcctttcgtgtgtgtattgtcgggatgtaatggaaactccgggacatatggttcaagtttttagctctccaaaagatcctgagttgaagaagaagtgcatttgggcgataagaagaaaacatttcacccctacgaaaaactgtgaggtatgtactctttctcgctgtaattatttggatgtaattttaagtcagaagtggctattcagtactaaaaatggtgattcaaaatattgtagcagcaattcttttgaaaattcttgcattttagttgtcttttttgtattaattcattcggtaaacgtgtggttaaaggagaaactaggaataagctgccaagtttataggatcgagtattgcttcttagcttgccctatggtgtattacacgtcggctttcatcatttcaaattatcttatgctatagtttaaaacaataaaaatatcaggcatacaaatatttactatatttacgagcctagtaatttgatttctcatgcagaaataccaaaaattggaaatgatttgacctaataagttacatggtattttattatttattaattttaggtgtgtgagcttcacattgcaccattgtgatatcagaaagtaatctgtggccttggacgagaagacgaggagaaaattcttgctgaatggaaggtgcccagattggaggaaggtaccattgcttcactgttacctgtcgccaagaagacagacattgtggcagaagtgacatatttgtggatgtggatttgatttgtgcaagttggtgcagtgatagtggacgttcatcggagaaagtattgacgatagtttgtatgtatcgaccagtcctcttttaaataattttctattcgaaagagaataagagtaattgtttcgctaaattagatgtgggatagaagagaaaattggaaatattattgtggttgacaatagaaaatacataatatatgtattgtatttctgtgggttttttctttcctgcctctttaaaatttcttgcggtggtgacttcatgcaaagtaagtataaaatcggaggtgtgatctaagagataacatgttttattttacaagtgtttatgctggtgatttggcaggactttcatatttttaataggttgatacatttactgcagttacctagggacttttactcataccaaataatttttcaaatactttagcgcctgatatgggtaagttttagtagctgagactgaactatacgttaatttttgcttgcattttgatgaatcccatctatatacagcccttgtggtgactgactcatggatacaaattcccgaccacttttagaagtgctggagagctgaaatttggcacgcgtgcggggaaccggaaatgatccggaggaaaaatccgaaaaccggaagtttccaccacgtgtcgtcgctaggacgacaaaatggccgaaatcgcgctttttccggggacactctttcggttttaattttactgcgcacgaactgtgcgtgccacacgggtcgttaatgcattttttgaaagctgattaacgTGGGCACGTAACCAAGTAAAtgtattagtttccatttgagaaaattgcagccaaaatggcgtccaaaaatttatttctcgaaaaatatttcattccttcccctcccttcgtcttaatttaaggtgttggataacgaaaatgattattatatatgctcataacatcgtttacgaaatgtaggtaacaattttcatTCGTCGTgtttggttactcagaaaaaaattaaagtattccgaaaatcaccgaaaattacgatttccaaaagattaacacaaggttttgtcaattttatcccgactgatttctttcaaactttgtagttgcatacaactatgcattgtctttcagaaaacataaacaattTGTAAATGATTTattggatttaaccgcgaaaaaataaaaatggcgggcactactcacttttttcaggaactggtttgctttttattgtattactcctgaaatatggatgtcatagggcacactactgtcaGATATCATAGTAAATGAATGTAACCATATTGTATCGTCATcattaaaccccccgaaaccccctaaaaattaaaattagcatataagtagccttttcgggtacttttcgtcacaattccggcgcttttccaatccttaccactcatcgctacggaattgatgtggacgattgatgacccctggcagtacaaacctttaaacccccggtaaacccacatacacccccccaaaaaaatttttgcttataagtctactttttgggtacttttcgtgactattccaccgcccccaacgactcatccccacggaatttatttgaatggatggtgaccgcaaggagtacacacattttaa from Ischnura elegans chromosome 7, ioIscEleg1.1, whole genome shotgun sequence encodes the following:
- the LOC124162139 gene encoding basic proline-rich protein, with the translated sequence MQAEDGGAAEASGGVTGRAEGRQQQPPEGPPPEGEPRTEGTSGGRRKAKWKLKFHHQALPPEYLDHYEAALALEAARGGGGPAQQRPKPRKGPQGEAGPAEVPAAESKPPRRGRKPKKADICHVVSGGGAGGGGSLLARRLTQGQEEPLNLCIRDLGRVRVKEEPPEAAVVAPEAVPLPPEAVCWSPLFVHPIALQAPPPGPHLLLCDGQPPPAPPPPRAKRPAPAAPGGRRKRSAIFIPPTTADNATEVSICKFKFTGGARPSLEEKKMLSVDAGGNLRFYSGGDKGGGFFPTTLPAPSPPRPQPPPPPEEGPSSNAADEGPSTTTGAGAGRRKRRTRKSLARERLEQTFREKGFLIQTQQLESAEGATYCKFRQLRKFTRYLFRSWKDYLPGSVKEMTGTPPGPEPRPPHQ